Genomic window (Ferrimicrobium acidiphilum DSM 19497):
TGGAAGTTACGACGCAGGTGGGGCAATCGGAGCCGCTTGGTCATCTCAGCGATCTCTGTTGCTACCGGGTTGGTCTCTCCTTGGGTCATCTGCATGCCGAGACCGCCTTGAGCTTTGCGTAGGGCAAGGTTGAGCTACCCAGGCTCTCAACCTCACGAGCCTTTGGTGCCGGTGTCACCTGTTGTGCCTTGGCTAGCAATGCCTTCATCGTCGTATAGCTAAAGTCACCAATGGCTAAGGACTCCACAATCGCAGCACAAGCACTCTGGCTGGATGCCTTCACCATCAAACCCATAGTGTCAGGGATCTTCTTGGTCCCGAGTGAGGCAGCTCTCTCGAGCCAGGTCCCAGCCTCGGTTGTGATACCAAGGAACTTGCCTTCAGTCTCGTTCGTCGGGATTGGGTGTCGAACGAGCGGACCACTTGGGTGTGCCGGGTCCTTGTGCTTGTCAGAGATCACGTACCCATAGGGTTCACCTCTCTTGTGACGAGCGACCTCGGTGACTCCGCTCCCCGTGACCGTGACGATCACCACCTCATCGTCGACCTCGCGCACATAGACGCTAGATCCGCGAAGTGAAGGGTCCACCGAGTAGCCACAGCGACGATAGCGAACGATTCCCATGTTGGCCTCTACATGACGCATGACCCCGTAGGCAGCCACGTAAGGATTCTTGGGCAACGAGGAGAACACCGTTAGCTCCTCGGGGAGAACGAGCGAGGGGATCTTACCTGTGCCTGAGTGCACCTTGGCGTTGATCTCGATGTTGAAGGCATCAATTGCATCCTTTAGTTGAGCGATGCTCTCGTAGTTGGCCACCAGGTTGGCATCCGTTGGGCACAGGTGCTCTTTTGCGACACGTACCGCCCGTTCTACCCCACCTTTTGAAGCTGGGTCATAGGGGATACAGGTCTGTAACACAAACCCGTAGGCGGAGGCGAACTTGACCATCTTGGCATTTAAGACCGCAACGTTTGCGATGTGAGCCGTAGCGGCTGTCTTGGCGTTATCGGTGAGCACGTAGTGGGGAACCCCTCCGGTCATCTCAAAGCAGGTGTGAAGGGCACCGATGACGTTAGGGAGAGACTGATCGGGGATGTAGAGCACGATTCGATACTTGGAGTAGGGCAGGTAGTAGTGAAACAGGGTGGTCTTTTCGCCATCAATGACCGGCCCATCCGAGAAGTCGTACTGGGCCCACTTGCCAGGCTCTGGGATCCAGGGCCAATACACGCGGGCATGAGCCCGTCGGTACTTGGACTTTTCCTTGCGCACCGCTCGCCTGGTGGTGCGTCCCGAACCCTTGTACCCAATCCCTTGGAGTCTTCGATGGATGACATCGGCTCTGATGAAGCCCTCGGAGGCCTCTACGAGTTCGGTGATGAGGCTAAGCTCATCGGCCCTAAAGATTGACGAAGTACTTTGTCGTAGTCCTCTCGTAGCTAGAGTTCCATCCTTTCTGGCTTGTACCAGGGCTTTTACGGTATTAGGAGAGCAGTGGCACTCTCTGGCCGCTTGGTTGTAGGACTGATAGAGGTCATAGGCCTCAAGTATGTTCATGGCTTGGGTACTATCCTTCATGTGTAACGGCTCCTCCTGGAACTTGGGAATGTAACAATCTCCAGTTTCATCCAGTGAGGAGCCTGTTTGTTAATCCGAGTTGTATCTGGCGCGCGAATCCCTAGGACCCGACGATGAACTCAGTGCCGGCGAGTTCACTAATTGCGACGCTTTCGTCACACGAGGGGCAATGCCCCCCGATTCCGACTCGTCGCATGAAGGTGTGACACTCTAAGCAGCGTTGCTCTCCAAGAGAGCGCTCGCCGCAAGAATCGCACTCATAGACGGTGATCTCCCGACGTGACCGTGACTTGGCTACGGTGATATTCTCCCTATCCACACTGCGTCGTCTGCGATAGCCAAGAGAACGACAAGCATCTGAGCAGTAGGTTCTCCTCCCTGATGAGGGGAAGCTATTCCCACAGACTGGGCACGTTATCGTGACGCTATCGTGACGCAACGGGGATTTGACTCCTGGTGACCCCACACTCGGGTGGAGTTGGTTGATTTCATTGACGCTGGACATGGTGACACTCCAATTCTTAGGCAGTTGTGCATTGCTGGACATGATGTGT
Coding sequences:
- the istA gene encoding IS21 family transposase, giving the protein MKDSTQAMNILEAYDLYQSYNQAARECHCSPNTVKALVQARKDGTLATRGLRQSTSSIFRADELSLITELVEASEGFIRADVIHRRLQGIGYKGSGRTTRRAVRKEKSKYRRAHARVYWPWIPEPGKWAQYDFSDGPVIDGEKTTLFHYYLPYSKYRIVLYIPDQSLPNVIGALHTCFEMTGGVPHYVLTDNAKTAATAHIANVAVLNAKMVKFASAYGFVLQTCIPYDPASKGGVERAVRVAKEHLCPTDANLVANYESIAQLKDAIDAFNIEINAKVHSGTGKIPSLVLPEELTVFSSLPKNPYVAAYGVMRHVEANMGIVRYRRCGYSVDPSLRGSSVYVREVDDEVVIVTVTGSGVTEVARHKRGEPYGYVISDKHKDPAHPSGPLVRHPIPTNETEGKFLGITTEAGTWLERAASLGTKKIPDTMGLMVKASSQSACAAIVESLAIGDFSYTTMKALLAKAQQVTPAPKAREVESLGSSTLPYAKLKAVSACR